Proteins from a genomic interval of Fusarium oxysporum Fo47 chromosome I, complete sequence:
- a CDS encoding rab-GTPase-TBC domain-containing protein, whose amino-acid sequence MATAMEAADPMSSLQRSVSQHSSASYASHASHVSHTSNRSSRSNRSATVRGPRGRKRPSQPVSSASSIAASDKSLTSFPSFSPESPGNDPLSGQDDAPDDTPVPPVVAPDVGRSSIVDLTGSSDARSALFEEDHPVRKVPGSLHNADDEHLQRLISRHGAIGLVRQISEDLAQRDAQIANMRRRADERERALRKIIRECGLSNLDLETRLRTVEAELRAANKGLRREDTGLSDLMSDAMQDTVVATAYGETVAKGSTIRASSQSFSNPSENGSGKGTLKGWKDYLWGSGTAKRGSRTNSMNGEGVNPATVIRSHSSMDRRPTLQEDLFNPPDTQSTRSPSRASSIQSGATGERKASSSLASMALRLVAGGAISTREAESRGRATSTTSNKGGSLRAVSTTSSRAGQSRAVSIAGGPKALMAMRKATPGPSAQGSGRSQGQEAWDSMRGSPPDNLSSRQESYGPVEMDAIRSPESQPPTLTHIYNNFPNSEYLTDRFGFIYDQRRKKRQREAAQVARHIRKGSRTEMLANGRGGISPNALEDLPSPKGSVSSEGRPESLNSMEERNAEEGKAKRWTDYLKIATFPTELLSHTPSIAIPSIEVMEGAQTPEPELCPTEPVKPVIVSTNSGLIPSASTTTAVDSETSQPSQSESSIALTKDDTEPVKLLLQQLSDVHDALQREKTVRWNDFLRKVRAERKREGEAAIAAAKSAADARYEQPAMILPETRVADGEMIGVSGLGVKGKVGRAKWNEFKTLVLGGIPVTYRAKVWSECSGAAALRVPGYYEDLVAQTGEDDDAVVVSQIQMDINRTLTDNIFFRKGPGVKKLNEVLLAYSRRNKDVGYCQGMNLIAANLLLMMPSAEDAFWILTSIIENILPHGYYDHSLMASRADQQVLRQYVSAILPKLSAHLDSLSIELEALTFQWFLSVFTDCLSAEALFRVWDVVLCTNDGSTFLFQVALALLKLNEGNLLQCNTPAGIYTYISHQMTEHAISIDGLL is encoded by the coding sequence ATGGCGACGGCCATGGAAGCGGCCGACCCTATGTCGTCACTCCAAAGGTCCGTCTCCCAGCACAGCAGCGCCTCATATGCGTCACACGCCTCTCACGTATCCCACACCTCGAACCGAAGCTCCAGAAGCAACCGAAGCGCAACTGTCAGAGGCCCTCGCGGTCGAAAACGTCCCAGTCAGCCTGTTAGCTCTGCGAGCAGTATTGCTGCTAGCGACAAGAGTCTCACGAGCTTTCCTAGCTTCTCACCTGAAAGCCCAGGCAATGATCCTCTCAGCGGACAAGACGATGCACCCGACGACACTCCCGTTCCTCCGGTTGTGGCCCCGGATGTTGGGCGCAGTTCGATAGTTGATCTGACTGGAAGCTCAGATGCGCGAAGTGCCTTGTTCGAAGAGGATCACCCGGTGCGCAAGGTTCCGGGCTCGTTACATAACGCCGATGACgaacatcttcaacgctTGATATCGCGGCACGGCGCCATTGGACTGGTCAGACAAATATCCGAAGACCTCGCACAACGAGATGCCCAGATCGCCAATATGCGCCGCCGCGCTGATGAACGAGAACGGGCCTTGCGCAAAATCATTCGAGAATGCGGCCTCTCTAACCTGGATCTTGAAACTCGCCTACGGActgttgaggctgagctACGCGCGGCCAACAAGGGACTCCGGAGAGAGGATACTGGATTAAGCGACCTCATGAGTGATGCAATGCAAGACACCGTAGTGGCTACTGCGTACGGCGAGACAGTCGCTAAGGGCTCTACCATCCGCGCAAGCAGCCAGTCTTTCAGCAACCCTAGCGAGAACGGCAGCGGCAAGGGCACGTTAAAGGGGTGGAAAGATTATCTCTGGGGCTCTGGAACCGCAAAACGAGGTAGCCGTACGAACAGCATGAACGGCGAAGGAGTGAACCCTGCGACTGTGATTCGATCGCACTCTAGTATGGACCGACGACCAACGCTGCAGGAGGATCTCTTCAACCCTCCAGACACGCAATCTACTCGAAGTCCAAGCCGTGCGTCAAGTATTCAATCAGGCGCAACCGGCGAGCGCAaagcatcgtcatcgcttGCAAGCATGGCCCTTCGTTTAGTGGCGGGCGGAGCTATAAGTACACGCGAGGCTGAATCTCGAGGCCGTGCTACGAGCACTACTTCCAACAAGGGTGGTTCTCTCCGAGCTGTTTCGACTACAAGCAGCCGCGCGGGTCAGTCCCGAGCAGTATCGATTGCTGGTGGTCCTAAGGCTTTGATGGCGATGCGTAAAGCGACTCCAGGACCATCTGCTCAAGGGTCAGGAAGATcacaagggcaagaagcgTGGGATAGCATGCGAGGCAGTCCTCCGGATAACTTATCATCTCGACAAGAGAGCTATGGGCCTGTGGAGATGGATGCCATTCGATCGCCAGAGTCACAGCCACCGACATTAACACATATTTATAACAACTTTCCGAACAGCGAATATCTGACGGACCGGTTTGGATTCATATACGACCAGCGACGTAAGAAACGACAACGCGAGGCGGCGCAGGTGGCTCGACATATTCGTAAGGGCAGTCGAACAGAGATGCTTGCAAACGGCCGAGGTGGCATCTCACCTAATGCATTAGAGGACCTTCCCAGCCCCAAGGGAAGTGTGTCGAGCGAGGGACGTCCTGAGAGCCTGAACAGCATGGAGGAGCGTAACGCGGAAGAGGGCAAAGCTAAGAGATGGACGGATTATCTCAAAATCGCAACGTTTCCCACCGAACTCCTCAGTCACACACCAAGCATCGCGATACCATCAATCGAGGTTATGGAGGGAGCTCAAACACCTGAGCCAGAGCTGTGCCCCACCGAGCCTGTCAAGCCAGTAATTGTTTCAACCAACTCTGGTCTTATTCCATCAGCTAGCACAACTACTGCAGTAGACAGTGAGACCTCACAGCCCTCTCAGTCTGAATCATCCATCGCACTCACCAAGGACGATACCGAACCTGTCAAGTTGCTCCTGCAGCAACTGAGCGATGTCCACGATGCTCTTCAGCGTGAAAAGACAGTTCGATGGAATGACTTTCTTCGAAAGGTTCGCGCGGAACGCAAGCGGGAGGGCGAAGCCGCTATTGCTGCTGCCAAGTCAGCTGCTGATGCTCGCTACGAACAACCTGCCATGATCCTTCCTGAAACCCGAGTTGCCGATGGTGAGATGATTGGAGTTTCAGGACTTGGCGTCAAAGGAAAGGTTGGACGAGCTAAATGGAACGAATTCAAAACCCTGGTTTTGGGCGGTATTCCTGTCACCTATCGCGCCAAGGTGTGGTCAGAGTGTTCAGGAGCTGCAGCCCTTCGTGTCCCTGGATATTATGAAGACTTGGTTGCTCAGACCggcgaggacgacgatgctgttgttgttagTCAGATTCAGATGGACATCAACAGAACTTTGACGGACAACATCTTCTTCCGTAAGGGACCTggtgtcaagaagctgaacgAAGTCTTGTTGGCGTACTCCAGACGCAACAAGGACGTGGGGTACTGCCAGGGAATGAATTTGATTGCTGCCAACTTGTTGCTCATGATGCCCTCTGCTGAGGACGCATTTTGGATTCTTACTTCAATCATCGAGAATATCCTTCCTCATGGTTACTACGACCACTCACTCATGGCCTCCCGCGCAGATCAACAGGTGCTGCGACAGTATGTTTCAGCAATTCTTCCCAAGCTCTCAGCACATCTCGACTCTCTATCCATTGAGCTCGAGGCCTTGACTTTCCAGTGGTTCCTCTCCGTCTTCACCGACTGTCTAAGCGCCGAGGCTCTCTTCCGCGTCTGGGATGTCGTCCTCTGCACCAACGACGGCAGCACATTTCTCTTCCAAGTCGCCCTGgcccttctcaagctcaacgaAGGAAACCTCCTGCAATGCAACACGCCTGCCGGAATCTACACATACATCAGCCATCAAATGACAGAGCACGCCATCAGCATCGACGGTCTTCTC